One part of the Microbulbifer sp. THAF38 genome encodes these proteins:
- the cysM gene encoding cysteine synthase CysM has translation MDYPTIADCVGNTPLIKLQRLPGDTSNTILLKLEGNNPAGSVKDRPALSMINRAEVRGQIKPGDTLIEATSGNTGIALAMAAAIKGYRMILIMPDSATAERKASMTAYGAELILVSAEEGMEGARDLALNMQAEGKGLVLNQFANTDNPLAHYEGTGPEIWQQTGGEITHFVSSMGTTGTIMGCGRFLKEQKPEIQIVGLQPTDGSSIPGIRRWPKAYLPKIFIPDEVDLVIDMDQREAEEMTRRLAREEGIFCGVSSGGAVAGALRLSSQVENATIVAIICDRGDRYLSSGLFNQ, from the coding sequence ATGGATTACCCAACGATTGCTGACTGTGTAGGCAATACGCCCCTGATCAAGCTGCAACGCCTGCCCGGTGACACCAGCAATACGATTTTGCTCAAGCTGGAAGGCAATAATCCGGCTGGCTCGGTAAAGGATCGCCCGGCCCTTTCCATGATTAACCGCGCAGAGGTAAGGGGGCAGATCAAGCCAGGGGACACCCTAATAGAAGCCACCAGTGGCAATACCGGTATCGCACTGGCCATGGCGGCAGCCATCAAGGGTTACCGCATGATCCTGATTATGCCGGATAGTGCTACTGCAGAACGCAAGGCCTCTATGACCGCCTACGGGGCCGAGCTCATTTTGGTCAGTGCGGAGGAGGGCATGGAAGGTGCTCGGGATCTGGCTCTTAATATGCAGGCCGAAGGCAAGGGCCTTGTTCTCAATCAGTTTGCCAATACAGATAACCCTCTGGCCCATTACGAGGGCACCGGCCCTGAAATTTGGCAGCAGACCGGAGGAGAGATTACGCACTTTGTCTCTTCAATGGGAACCACAGGCACCATCATGGGGTGCGGTCGCTTTTTGAAAGAGCAAAAGCCGGAAATCCAGATTGTTGGCCTGCAGCCAACCGATGGCTCCAGCATTCCCGGCATTCGTCGATGGCCTAAGGCTTATTTGCCGAAAATTTTTATCCCAGACGAAGTTGATCTCGTTATCGATATGGATCAGCGGGAAGCGGAAGAAATGACCCGCAGATTGGCACGGGAAGAAGGCATTTTCTGTGGTGTTTCCTCTGGAGGTGCGGTTGCCGGCGCTCTGCGTCTCTCAAGTCAAGTGGAGAATGCCACGATAGTGGCAATTATTTGCGATCGCGGTGATCGTTATTTATCTTCCGGACTTTTCAATCAATAA
- the lepB gene encoding signal peptidase I, producing the protein MDINLPLILLWLVVISGGIWLVDSLFFARRRKKEGGDKQEDPVIVEYAKSFFPILAIVFVLRSFIVEPFQIPSGSMIPTLQVGDFILVNKYEYGLRLPVSRKKVVDIGEPQRGDVMVFFPPHMNDTYFIKRVIGLPGDKIELKNNVLYVNGELAPQELIQAIPPVNPQQEILWENLYGKRHLMQKNVRASQYGNFSGIVPEGHFFMMGDNRDNSLDSRAWGFVPERDVVGKAFAIWMHWDHLLSLPSFKRVGSIQ; encoded by the coding sequence ATGGATATTAATTTACCTTTGATTCTGCTCTGGTTGGTCGTTATCAGTGGCGGTATCTGGCTGGTGGACAGCTTGTTCTTTGCCCGCCGCCGTAAAAAAGAAGGCGGGGACAAGCAGGAAGACCCGGTTATCGTGGAATACGCGAAGTCGTTCTTCCCGATCCTGGCCATCGTTTTTGTGCTGCGCTCCTTTATTGTTGAGCCCTTCCAGATTCCCTCGGGCTCTATGATCCCGACCCTTCAGGTCGGTGATTTTATCCTGGTCAATAAGTACGAGTACGGCCTGCGTCTGCCGGTATCCCGCAAGAAAGTGGTGGATATCGGCGAGCCTCAGCGCGGTGATGTGATGGTGTTTTTCCCACCGCACATGAACGATACCTACTTTATCAAGCGGGTAATCGGCCTGCCTGGCGATAAAATCGAATTGAAAAACAACGTGCTCTATGTCAACGGTGAGTTGGCTCCGCAGGAGCTGATCCAGGCGATACCACCAGTGAATCCGCAACAGGAAATACTGTGGGAAAACCTCTATGGCAAGCGCCACTTGATGCAAAAAAATGTCCGTGCCAGTCAGTACGGTAACTTCAGCGGCATAGTCCCTGAAGGTCATTTCTTTATGATGGGTGACAACCGGGATAACAGCCTCGATAGCCGTGCCTGGGGATTTGTGCCCGAGCGCGATGTCGTGGGCAAAGCCTTTGCCATTTGGATGCACTGGGATCATTTGCTCAGTTTGCCCAGCTTTAAACGTGTAGGCTCTATCCAATAA
- the lepA gene encoding translation elongation factor 4, with product MATDLSHIRNFSIIAHIDHGKSTLADRFIQDCGGLSDREMAAQVLDSMELERERGITIKAQSVTLDYKARDGKTYQLNFIDTPGHVDFSYEVSRSLAACEGALLVVDAAQGVEAQSVANCYTAIEQGLEVIPVLNKMDLPQADPDKVAEEIEEIIGIDAADATRCSAKSGLGVEDVLEDLVRLVPPPQGDVDAPLQALIIDSWFDSYLGVVSLVRVVQGTLKTKDKIVTKSIGRPHVVDSVGIFTPKRTETGVLRAGEVGFVVAGIKDIHGAPVGDTLTHAKGADEIEMLPGFQKVKPQVYAGLFPVSSDDYEAFRDALEKLSLNDASLFYEPETSDALGFGFRCGFLGMLHMEIIQERLEREYDLDLITTAPTVVYEVEQTDGEVVMVDNPSRLPDVGNIGEMREPIAEVNILVPQEYLGNVITLCVEKRGIQKDMQYVGSQVSLRYELPMSEVVMDFFDRLKSVSRGFASLDYSFVRFEAAKLVRLDILINGDRVDALALIVHRENAQQKGRAMAEKMKELIPRQMFDVAIQAAIGGQVVARTTVKALRKNVTAKCYGGDVTRKKKLLEKQKAGKRRMKQLGRVEVPQEAFLAVLKVDQ from the coding sequence GTGGCCACAGATCTCTCACATATCCGCAATTTCTCCATTATTGCCCATATCGACCACGGGAAATCTACCCTGGCGGACCGCTTCATTCAGGACTGCGGCGGGCTCTCAGACCGCGAAATGGCAGCGCAGGTGCTCGACAGCATGGAGCTGGAACGCGAGCGGGGCATCACCATCAAGGCGCAGAGTGTAACGCTCGATTACAAAGCGCGGGACGGCAAGACCTACCAGCTGAACTTTATTGATACCCCCGGGCACGTGGACTTCTCCTACGAAGTATCCCGCTCCCTGGCGGCCTGTGAAGGGGCGCTACTGGTCGTGGATGCTGCCCAGGGTGTTGAAGCCCAGTCGGTGGCCAACTGCTACACGGCGATTGAGCAGGGGTTGGAAGTTATTCCGGTACTGAACAAGATGGATCTGCCCCAGGCGGACCCGGATAAGGTCGCTGAGGAAATTGAAGAAATTATCGGCATCGATGCTGCCGATGCGACCCGCTGCAGCGCCAAATCCGGCCTGGGGGTGGAGGATGTGCTGGAGGATCTGGTTCGCCTGGTCCCCCCACCGCAAGGTGATGTCGACGCGCCGCTGCAGGCCCTGATCATCGATTCCTGGTTCGATAGTTACCTGGGCGTTGTGTCCCTGGTACGCGTGGTGCAGGGTACCCTGAAAACCAAAGACAAGATTGTCACCAAGTCGATTGGCCGCCCTCACGTGGTGGACAGCGTTGGTATTTTCACTCCCAAGCGCACAGAAACTGGCGTACTGCGCGCCGGCGAGGTGGGTTTCGTGGTGGCCGGCATCAAGGACATCCACGGCGCGCCGGTGGGCGACACCCTGACTCACGCCAAAGGCGCCGATGAAATCGAAATGCTGCCGGGCTTCCAAAAGGTCAAGCCGCAGGTATATGCGGGTCTGTTCCCGGTTAGCTCTGACGATTACGAAGCCTTCCGCGATGCGCTGGAGAAGCTGTCGCTGAACGACGCCTCCTTGTTTTACGAGCCCGAGACCTCCGATGCGCTCGGCTTTGGTTTCCGTTGCGGCTTCCTCGGCATGCTGCATATGGAGATTATCCAGGAGCGTTTGGAGCGTGAATACGATCTCGACCTGATCACCACCGCACCCACCGTGGTGTACGAGGTTGAGCAGACCGATGGCGAAGTGGTGATGGTGGATAACCCATCGCGCCTGCCGGATGTGGGCAATATCGGGGAAATGCGCGAGCCTATCGCCGAGGTGAATATCCTGGTGCCGCAGGAGTACCTGGGTAACGTGATCACTCTCTGTGTGGAGAAGCGCGGTATCCAGAAGGATATGCAGTATGTGGGTTCACAGGTATCCCTGCGCTACGAGCTGCCGATGAGTGAAGTGGTGATGGATTTCTTCGATCGCCTCAAATCGGTAAGCCGCGGCTTCGCCTCCCTGGATTACAGCTTTGTGCGCTTTGAAGCGGCAAAACTGGTGCGTCTGGATATCCTCATCAACGGGGATCGCGTCGATGCCCTGGCGCTGATCGTGCATCGCGAAAATGCCCAGCAAAAGGGACGTGCCATGGCGGAAAAAATGAAAGAATTGATTCCCCGGCAGATGTTCGATGTGGCGATCCAAGCCGCTATCGGTGGACAGGTGGTGGCCCGTACCACCGTGAAGGCTCTGCGCAAGAATGTGACTGCAAAATGTTATGGTGGCGATGTCACCCGTAAGAAAAAACTGCTGGAAAAGCAGAAAGCGGGTAAACGCCGTATGAAACAGCTCGGCCGAGTGGAGGTGCCACAAGAGGCCTTCCTGGCAGTGCTGAAGGTGGATCAATAG
- the rnc gene encoding ribonuclease III, translating to MTDLLLERLCQRLGHKFEQSALLELALTHRSHGSRNNERLEFLGDSILGFTIGAALYEQFPQGREGQLSRLRAQLVSGETLAKLARELDIGDCLRLGEGEMKSGGFRRASILADAVEALIGAIYLDAGLEAARSRVLEWFAPRLQELSLETVKDPKTRLQEWLQARKKPLPEYSVVDVSGAEHAQHFIVECRVSGLAQPVRGEANSRRAAEKTAAVEAYKRLTGQD from the coding sequence GTGACTGACCTTTTACTGGAGCGCCTCTGTCAGCGCCTTGGCCATAAGTTTGAACAAAGCGCACTGCTGGAGTTGGCGCTCACGCACCGCTCTCACGGCAGCCGCAACAATGAACGTCTGGAATTTCTCGGTGATTCCATTCTCGGCTTTACCATTGGTGCCGCACTCTACGAGCAATTTCCCCAGGGGCGCGAGGGCCAGCTGAGCCGCTTGCGCGCGCAACTGGTGAGTGGTGAAACCTTGGCCAAGCTGGCACGCGAGCTGGATATTGGTGACTGCTTGCGCCTGGGTGAGGGCGAGATGAAAAGCGGCGGTTTTCGCCGCGCCTCGATTCTGGCTGACGCGGTAGAGGCCCTGATTGGTGCAATCTACCTCGACGCCGGCTTGGAGGCTGCACGTTCCAGAGTACTGGAGTGGTTTGCGCCACGACTGCAGGAGTTGTCACTGGAAACGGTGAAAGACCCCAAGACCCGGTTGCAGGAATGGTTGCAGGCCCGCAAGAAACCGCTGCCGGAGTATTCGGTTGTGGATGTTTCTGGTGCTGAGCACGCCCAGCACTTTATCGTAGAATGCCGCGTTAGCGGTCTGGCGCAGCCGGTGCGCGGTGAGGCCAATAGTCGTCGCGCCGCGGAAAAAACTGCTGCGGTAGAGGCATACAAACGCCTCACTGGCCAGGACTAA
- the acpS gene encoding holo-ACP synthase has protein sequence MIVSIGTDICNYSRIESVWRRHGDRFVARILSDGERCDFADLAEANRAAYLCKRFAAKEAVGKALGTGIGEGVSWQDIEVRRRQGAAAQVLLRGEAQRRAQAMGAEVIHLSLSDEKDAALAFVIFEARR, from the coding sequence ATGATCGTTAGTATCGGTACCGACATTTGTAATTACAGCCGTATCGAGTCCGTTTGGCGTCGTCACGGCGATCGTTTCGTGGCGCGAATACTGAGCGATGGTGAGCGCTGTGACTTTGCCGACCTGGCCGAAGCCAATCGAGCGGCCTATTTGTGCAAGCGCTTTGCCGCAAAAGAAGCGGTAGGCAAGGCCCTGGGTACCGGAATTGGTGAAGGGGTCTCCTGGCAGGATATTGAAGTGCGCCGGCGCCAGGGGGCAGCTGCGCAAGTGCTACTGCGCGGTGAGGCGCAGAGACGCGCTCAGGCGATGGGGGCAGAAGTGATACATCTTTCCCTCTCAGACGAAAAAGACGCGGCCCTGGCATTCGTGATTTTTGAGGCCCGGCGTTAG
- a CDS encoding response regulator, whose amino-acid sequence MAPKNTDSSIPAPSELRSLRSTMFRFTVAPALILAMTLALVFTLQQMHDRRQLLLSHGRASAEQLAELIEMSGGHPSELRMEWLRKSLLALMLEKDMVRSVHIYSTEASKKRPLDLTTGLGLLASVGPRPRTPIISNQLNKREAFIFEDDETLQVLQPLKGDITTCWISIELHRPYFLVGTYQVLLVGLVGLIICTLAALAWSVILSERFAHSLVRMGQVLQAMGRGEFDRRTHEIGNRELAQLASQINEMGESLSSYQRDYKSNMLQSMDDLRQSLDSMEEQNIELDLARKRAQEASRIKSTFLANTSHEIRTPLNGIIGFTNLLLKTEIDELQQDYLQTILRSSENLLTTINDILDFSRIESGNLVLDHIPMDLGQLLEETLQILAPYAYEHRLELVPLIDPQLPATLVGDPLRTKQIFTNLLGNAVRSSENGNIPVRLTVQSNKDSELVLRISVTDLGNRIDEPGRRELEQILNAKTPQHSQQISANGLGISIARSLVERMRGCTGMEVAANGGSTCWVELTLVPERNRGIPPRVLFPNCRILIADPNQLTRSQVAQLLKQWQVEPVELADTDTLQPAIEQMWRHDALPDAVIIDTAIAKGDFDNFSVKVQSLVDAYQCRVIVLGAPAELRRCYEQLRTRTLTFLGKPVTRENLLRALKRAVPQQSQPRPSNGAVPALPWPAPPRVLAVDDHAANRRLVGELLRAQGVEVVIAASGEEALLHWQQSAFDLVFMDIQMPGMDGIEVTRCIRERETGRRTPIIALTAHVGAEEKARLLSAGLDDYLSKPVSEAQLSHMIKRWLKIITPQVVEKLNPNQMRLVDIGESLNLANGDAKLARDMLQMLIDGLMTDERELERLHSLGDIKGMFELTHRMHGGCCYCGVSRLREATCVLQEELRTQQSKENPEFDRRKLDRVLREIRALREWASEQDLDALFGLEVA is encoded by the coding sequence ATGGCCCCTAAAAATACCGACTCCTCCATACCGGCGCCTTCCGAGCTGCGCTCATTGCGCTCAACCATGTTTCGCTTCACGGTTGCGCCGGCACTGATCCTGGCTATGACCCTGGCCCTGGTGTTTACGCTTCAGCAAATGCACGATCGTCGCCAGCTCTTGCTCAGTCACGGACGTGCGAGTGCCGAGCAACTTGCCGAGCTGATCGAGATGAGTGGCGGCCACCCGTCCGAGCTGCGCATGGAGTGGTTACGCAAAAGCCTGCTAGCGCTAATGCTGGAAAAGGACATGGTGCGTTCGGTGCATATTTATTCCACCGAGGCGAGCAAAAAACGTCCGCTGGATCTCACCACCGGGCTAGGCCTTTTGGCAAGTGTGGGTCCGCGACCGCGCACCCCTATTATCAGCAACCAACTCAATAAGCGCGAAGCCTTTATTTTTGAGGATGACGAGACCCTGCAGGTTTTACAGCCATTAAAAGGGGATATCACCACCTGCTGGATCAGCATCGAACTGCACCGTCCCTATTTTCTTGTGGGCACCTACCAGGTATTACTCGTCGGCTTGGTGGGCCTGATTATCTGTACCTTGGCAGCCTTGGCTTGGTCGGTGATTTTATCTGAGCGTTTTGCACACAGCCTGGTGCGAATGGGGCAGGTTCTCCAGGCCATGGGGCGCGGCGAGTTCGACCGCCGCACCCATGAAATAGGGAACCGCGAACTGGCACAACTAGCCAGCCAGATCAACGAGATGGGCGAGAGTCTCTCCAGTTACCAGCGGGACTATAAATCAAATATGTTGCAGAGCATGGACGACCTGCGCCAGTCTCTCGACAGTATGGAAGAGCAGAATATCGAGCTGGACCTGGCCCGTAAAAGAGCCCAGGAGGCGAGCCGTATCAAGTCGACCTTCCTGGCCAATACCAGCCACGAAATTCGCACTCCACTGAACGGCATCATCGGATTTACAAACCTATTATTAAAAACCGAAATCGATGAGCTGCAGCAGGACTACCTGCAAACCATTCTGCGCTCATCGGAAAACCTGCTGACCACAATTAACGATATCCTGGACTTTTCCCGTATCGAATCCGGTAATCTGGTGCTCGACCATATTCCCATGGACCTGGGGCAGCTACTTGAAGAGACCCTGCAAATCCTCGCCCCCTATGCCTATGAGCATCGCCTGGAGCTGGTACCACTGATCGATCCACAGCTTCCGGCCACCCTAGTAGGAGACCCGCTGCGCACTAAGCAAATATTTACCAACCTGCTCGGCAATGCCGTGCGCAGCTCAGAGAACGGCAATATTCCTGTGCGCCTTACGGTACAAAGCAACAAAGACTCTGAGCTGGTATTGCGGATCAGTGTGACCGACCTCGGCAACCGCATAGATGAGCCGGGCCGCCGTGAGCTGGAACAAATCCTCAACGCCAAGACACCGCAGCACTCACAGCAGATCAGCGCCAACGGTCTCGGCATCTCTATCGCCCGCAGCCTCGTCGAGCGTATGCGCGGCTGCACCGGTATGGAAGTTGCCGCCAATGGTGGCAGTACCTGCTGGGTGGAACTGACCCTGGTACCGGAACGCAACCGCGGCATCCCGCCACGCGTACTTTTCCCGAACTGCCGTATATTGATTGCCGATCCCAACCAACTGACCCGCTCCCAGGTCGCACAATTGCTCAAACAGTGGCAGGTAGAGCCCGTAGAGCTCGCCGATACCGACACCTTGCAGCCGGCGATTGAACAAATGTGGCGGCACGATGCTCTACCGGACGCGGTGATTATCGACACCGCCATCGCCAAGGGGGACTTCGACAACTTCAGCGTTAAGGTGCAGTCCCTGGTCGATGCCTACCAGTGCCGGGTGATTGTACTCGGTGCTCCGGCGGAGCTGCGCCGCTGCTACGAGCAACTGCGCACCCGCACCCTGACCTTCCTCGGCAAACCGGTAACACGTGAAAACCTGCTGCGCGCCCTGAAGAGAGCTGTACCCCAACAGAGCCAGCCCCGCCCCAGCAATGGCGCCGTCCCCGCCCTGCCCTGGCCCGCACCACCACGGGTTCTGGCCGTAGATGATCACGCCGCCAACCGGCGCCTGGTCGGCGAGTTACTGCGCGCCCAGGGTGTGGAAGTCGTGATTGCCGCAAGTGGTGAAGAAGCCTTACTGCACTGGCAGCAAAGCGCCTTCGATCTGGTCTTTATGGATATTCAGATGCCAGGCATGGACGGTATTGAAGTGACCCGGTGTATCCGCGAGCGGGAAACTGGCCGCCGCACCCCCATTATCGCCCTCACCGCCCATGTAGGCGCCGAGGAGAAGGCGCGCTTGTTGTCTGCCGGACTGGACGATTACCTGAGCAAACCGGTGAGTGAAGCCCAGCTATCCCACATGATCAAACGCTGGCTCAAAATCATCACGCCCCAGGTAGTGGAAAAGCTGAATCCAAACCAAATGCGCCTGGTGGATATCGGTGAGAGCCTAAACCTGGCCAACGGCGATGCAAAACTGGCCAGGGATATGCTGCAGATGCTTATAGATGGACTGATGACCGATGAGCGGGAACTGGAGCGCCTGCACAGCCTCGGCGACATCAAAGGCATGTTTGAATTGACTCACCGAATGCACGGCGGTTGCTGCTATTGTGGCGTGTCGCGTCTGCGCGAAGCCACCTGTGTATTGCAAGAGGAACTGCGCACCCAGCAGAGCAAGGAGAACCCCGAATTCGACCGACGCAAACTGGACAGGGTATTAAGAGAGATTCGCGCCCTGCGTGAATGGGCCTCAGAACAAGACCTGGACGCGCTATTTGGGCTGGAAGTTGCCTAG
- a CDS encoding DUF4845 domain-containing protein: protein MSSVIRASLKRQRGMSYWGWLVVIAVLGFALTCVSKMAPAYVDARYVSEALKTLGENPELENMSTGQIKKELGRFFLINNVRGEPTKALQVVRGAKSTVVSINYELRQPLIYNVDVVMKFNKQLDTAKPELCCDPLIDLEQFRKRD from the coding sequence ATGAGTAGTGTTATCCGAGCTTCACTAAAGCGTCAGCGTGGTATGAGTTATTGGGGCTGGTTAGTGGTTATTGCGGTGCTGGGCTTTGCCCTCACCTGTGTTTCCAAGATGGCTCCCGCCTACGTGGATGCGCGCTATGTGAGTGAAGCTCTGAAAACCCTGGGGGAAAACCCGGAGCTGGAAAATATGTCGACGGGCCAGATCAAGAAAGAACTGGGCCGTTTCTTTCTGATCAATAATGTGCGCGGCGAGCCTACTAAGGCACTGCAGGTAGTGCGTGGCGCAAAGAGCACAGTGGTCAGTATCAATTACGAGTTGCGCCAGCCACTGATTTATAACGTGGATGTCGTAATGAAATTTAACAAACAGCTCGATACGGCCAAGCCCGAGCTTTGTTGTGATCCTTTGATAGATCTGGAGCAATTCCGCAAACGTGACTGA
- the recO gene encoding DNA repair protein RecO, translated as MKTPPPAQPAYILHSRPYRDSSLILELFTPDYGRIGCVARGARRDKQRRQQALQPFTPLLVTLLGAGSLKTLGPVENAGVPLWLKGRAVYGGLYANELMVRLLPEGEAHYGLFATYQRLLQELSGLRGMDSAELEGPLRSFELQLLTELGSCPSLDYCAESQGVVSEAGSYRLELELGFVPVLRQGNAALHEGEFYGSELLGMLRAKESGRWPAEVLGPAKRLTRILLRTLLGEKPLQSRELFIQVYGK; from the coding sequence ATGAAAACGCCACCGCCGGCACAGCCGGCGTATATCCTCCACTCCCGACCCTATCGCGACTCCAGCCTGATCCTAGAGCTGTTCACCCCGGACTATGGCCGGATTGGCTGTGTAGCCCGCGGCGCGCGAAGGGATAAGCAGCGGCGCCAACAGGCGCTGCAGCCATTCACCCCTCTGCTGGTTACTCTGCTTGGTGCAGGATCTCTGAAAACCCTCGGACCGGTGGAGAATGCCGGTGTACCGCTCTGGCTCAAGGGGCGGGCAGTGTATGGCGGGCTCTATGCCAATGAGTTAATGGTGCGCCTGCTGCCAGAAGGTGAGGCGCACTATGGTCTGTTTGCCACCTACCAGCGCTTACTGCAAGAGCTGTCTGGCCTGAGGGGCATGGACAGCGCTGAGTTGGAGGGGCCACTGCGCAGTTTCGAATTACAACTGCTCACCGAGTTGGGCAGTTGCCCGTCTCTGGATTACTGTGCAGAGAGTCAGGGCGTTGTGAGTGAGGCCGGCAGCTACCGGCTGGAATTGGAGTTGGGCTTTGTACCGGTGCTCAGGCAAGGTAACGCAGCTCTGCATGAGGGGGAATTTTATGGTTCAGAGCTGCTGGGTATGTTGCGGGCTAAGGAGTCGGGCAGGTGGCCGGCGGAGGTGCTGGGCCCGGCAAAGCGTTTAACCCGTATTTTGTTGCGCACATTACTGGGGGAAAAGCCCTTGCAGAGCCGTGAGTTATTTATACAGGTTTACGGGAAATGA
- the era gene encoding GTPase Era, with amino-acid sequence MSEQPSRCGYVAIVGRPNVGKSTLLNHLLGQKLAITSRKPQTTRHNMLGIKTEGPNQIIFVDTPGLHSDQEKAINRYMNRAASSAARDVDVVVFVVERTRWSEGDQLVADKLRGLKCPLIIAVNKVDQLEDKNDLLPQLQTLAEQNPNAEIVPISALRNVNLDALEQVILKHLPEGEHFFPEDQVTDRSSRFLAAEIVREKIMRQLGAEVPYQVTVEVEEFKQEGKILHISAAILVERSGQKRIIIGNKGERIKQIGSQAREDMERLFDNKIMLNLWVKVKSGWSDDERALRSLGYRDE; translated from the coding sequence TTGAGCGAACAACCCTCTCGCTGCGGCTATGTCGCGATTGTCGGCCGTCCCAATGTGGGAAAGTCTACGCTGCTTAACCATTTGCTGGGCCAGAAGCTGGCGATTACCTCGCGCAAGCCTCAGACAACCCGCCACAATATGCTCGGTATTAAAACCGAGGGGCCCAATCAGATTATTTTTGTGGATACCCCCGGACTGCACTCGGATCAGGAGAAGGCCATTAACCGCTATATGAACCGAGCCGCCTCCAGTGCGGCGCGGGATGTAGACGTGGTCGTATTTGTAGTGGAGCGTACCCGCTGGAGTGAGGGGGATCAGTTGGTGGCTGATAAGTTGCGGGGCCTCAAGTGTCCGCTGATTATCGCCGTCAATAAGGTGGATCAGCTGGAGGATAAGAATGACCTGCTCCCCCAGCTACAGACCCTGGCTGAGCAGAACCCGAATGCCGAGATTGTGCCGATATCGGCGCTGCGCAATGTCAATCTCGATGCCCTGGAGCAGGTGATTCTCAAGCATCTGCCAGAAGGGGAACACTTCTTCCCGGAGGACCAGGTTACCGATCGCAGTTCGCGTTTCCTCGCCGCAGAAATTGTGCGTGAAAAAATCATGCGTCAACTGGGTGCTGAAGTGCCCTACCAGGTCACTGTTGAGGTCGAGGAGTTCAAGCAGGAAGGTAAGATCCTGCATATCAGTGCGGCGATCCTGGTAGAGAGATCGGGGCAGAAACGTATCATCATCGGCAACAAGGGTGAGCGTATCAAGCAGATTGGCAGCCAGGCCCGTGAGGATATGGAGCGCCTTTTCGACAACAAGATAATGTTGAATTTGTGGGTCAAGGTTAAGTCTGGCTGGTCTGATGACGAGCGCGCCCTGCGCAGTCTCGGGTATCGGGACGAGTAA